Proteins encoded in a region of the Paenibacillus pedocola genome:
- a CDS encoding SDR family oxidoreductase, translating to MKLTGNTILITGGSAGIGLAFAERFIRAGNQVIVCGRREEVLQKAQEQLPGLITRVVDLNVESERIALFDWVTGTYPDVNVLVNNAGTQQRFNVLKADARDNWSYFNQEITTNLDAPFHLSLLFAPFFAEKEAAAIINVTSGLAFTPFAIAPIYSATKAALHSFTMSLRHQLSGTSVEVIEVAPPAVNTDLGGAGLHTHGEPLDAFADGIFKGLEEGKQEIGYGTSVDRLRMSRDQVDEYTANMYQATKSMIE from the coding sequence ATGAAGCTGACAGGAAACACTATACTTATCACTGGCGGGAGTGCCGGAATCGGGCTGGCTTTTGCAGAACGGTTTATCCGGGCGGGGAATCAGGTAATTGTCTGTGGACGGCGTGAAGAGGTACTTCAAAAGGCGCAGGAACAACTCCCCGGCCTGATTACCCGAGTAGTTGACTTAAATGTGGAGTCCGAACGCATAGCCTTGTTTGACTGGGTCACCGGGACTTACCCGGATGTTAATGTATTGGTGAATAATGCCGGAACTCAGCAACGGTTCAATGTGCTAAAAGCGGATGCCAGAGACAACTGGAGCTACTTCAATCAGGAGATTACAACCAATCTTGACGCGCCTTTCCACCTCTCCCTGCTGTTTGCTCCGTTTTTTGCGGAAAAAGAGGCGGCTGCCATCATTAATGTGACCTCCGGTCTGGCCTTTACGCCGTTTGCCATCGCTCCGATCTATTCCGCAACTAAGGCGGCGCTGCATTCGTTCACGATGAGCCTGCGGCACCAGCTGTCCGGGACATCCGTTGAAGTCATTGAGGTAGCTCCTCCGGCAGTGAATACCGACCTGGGCGGTGCAGGATTGCATACCCACGGGGAACCTCTGGATGCCTTCGCAGATGGGATCTTCAAAGGTTTGGAGGAAGGAAAACAGGAGATCGGTTACGGAACTTCGGTGGACCGCTTGCGCATGTCTAGGGATCAAGTGGACGAGTACACAGCAAATATGTATCAGGCTACGAAAAGTATGATTGAATAA
- a CDS encoding putative DNA modification/repair radical SAM protein encodes MMEKLEILTASAKYDVACTSSGASRSGQPGGLGNAVSMGICHSFAADGRCISLLKILMTNGCIYDCAYCVNRKSNPTRRAAFTPEEIANLTMQFYRRNYIEGLFLSSGIMRSPDYTTEQLIAALELLRNVYNFRGYIHVKAIPGADDVLLSRLGLLADRMSVNIELPSQESLNRLAPDKSKQSILKPMGLIKSKITENSSDLVKYKHAPRFAPAGQSTQMIVGATPDTDYQILNLTEGLYKKYGLKRIFYSAYTPVVEDSLLPALDTKPPLLREHRLYQADWLLRFYGFEAKELLDEAAPNFNPLLDPKCSWAINHREQFPVEINRAPYETLLRVPGIGVRSAQRILKARKAGSLDFYALKKLGVVLKRAQFFITCKGKPLEGLKVGEHTLLRSLMSGQELAQFQQPEVEQLSFFDDSYMAALPEAGRAATFRKGG; translated from the coding sequence ATGATGGAGAAACTTGAAATTTTAACAGCTTCGGCTAAATATGATGTAGCCTGCACCTCAAGCGGGGCAAGCCGTTCCGGACAGCCCGGAGGCCTGGGCAATGCGGTCAGCATGGGCATCTGCCACAGCTTCGCAGCAGACGGACGCTGCATTTCCCTGCTTAAGATACTGATGACTAACGGCTGCATCTATGACTGCGCCTACTGCGTGAACCGTAAATCCAATCCTACACGGAGGGCTGCGTTTACACCCGAGGAGATTGCCAATCTTACGATGCAGTTCTACCGCCGCAATTACATAGAGGGCCTGTTCCTCAGCTCCGGCATCATGCGGAGTCCCGATTATACCACCGAGCAGCTGATTGCCGCCCTTGAGCTGCTGCGTAACGTCTATAATTTCAGAGGTTACATCCATGTAAAAGCCATACCCGGCGCAGACGATGTGCTGCTGTCCCGGCTCGGCCTGCTTGCCGACCGCATGAGCGTCAACATCGAGCTGCCCTCCCAGGAAAGCCTCAACCGTCTGGCTCCGGATAAGAGCAAACAATCCATTCTGAAGCCGATGGGCCTCATCAAAAGTAAGATCACCGAGAACAGCTCGGATCTCGTCAAATACAAGCATGCTCCCCGCTTCGCGCCTGCCGGTCAGAGCACCCAGATGATTGTCGGCGCAACTCCGGATACCGATTATCAGATTCTGAACCTTACGGAAGGCCTGTACAAGAAGTACGGGCTGAAGCGTATTTTCTATTCTGCCTATACCCCTGTGGTCGAGGACTCGCTCCTGCCCGCACTCGATACGAAACCGCCGCTGCTGCGGGAGCACCGGCTCTACCAGGCGGATTGGCTGCTGCGTTTCTACGGCTTTGAAGCTAAGGAGCTGCTGGATGAAGCCGCGCCCAACTTCAACCCGCTGCTGGACCCGAAATGCAGCTGGGCCATCAACCACCGGGAGCAGTTCCCCGTGGAGATTAACCGCGCTCCCTATGAGACGCTGCTGCGCGTGCCCGGCATCGGCGTAAGAAGCGCCCAGCGGATTCTCAAGGCGCGCAAGGCCGGAAGCCTGGATTTCTACGCGCTGAAGAAGCTCGGCGTGGTGCTCAAACGCGCCCAGTTCTTCATTACCTGCAAAGGCAAACCGCTGGAGGGGCTAAAGGTGGGCGAGCATACCCTGCTTCGTTCACTCATGTCCGGGCAGGAGCTGGCCCAGTTTCAGCAGCCGGAGGTGGAGCAGTTGTCCTTCTTCGACGACAGCTATATGGCAGCCTTGCCGGAGGCAGGCAGAGCGGCCACCTTCAGGAAAGGGGGCTAG
- a CDS encoding TIGR03915 family putative DNA repair protein, which produces MFKTTTLAYTYDGSFEGLLCCVFESYEWKETPLAIHSDGDGQGLLLESKWIETDSVKAGRVLRSIPLKISPEAEELVRLGFWSNVADKEMLLLNFLYLGFTHGRKVMNMLADDTVSALNKAVQQLRREGHHYLGFVRFSVYGPVMAAVIEPRGYILPVIEDHFCDRFQNESFMIYDKTHGMALLHQPGRQAIIPLQEWIPPEPDEAEAAYRRLWQGFYNAIGIKERKNDRLRASLMPKRYWKQLPEMNGNAPALPALPARQGQTASRVKSGQQRKLQ; this is translated from the coding sequence ATGTTCAAGACAACCACCCTGGCTTACACTTATGACGGCAGCTTTGAGGGCCTGCTCTGCTGCGTGTTTGAAAGCTATGAGTGGAAGGAAACTCCGCTGGCCATCCACTCGGACGGCGACGGTCAGGGCCTGCTGCTGGAGTCCAAATGGATTGAAACCGACAGCGTCAAGGCCGGCCGGGTGCTGCGCTCCATCCCGCTGAAGATCTCTCCCGAGGCGGAGGAGCTGGTGCGGCTCGGCTTCTGGTCTAATGTCGCGGATAAAGAAATGCTGCTGCTGAACTTCCTGTATCTCGGCTTTACCCATGGCCGCAAGGTCATGAACATGCTGGCCGACGATACGGTTAGCGCCCTGAACAAGGCCGTCCAGCAGCTCCGGCGGGAAGGGCATCATTACCTGGGCTTCGTGCGGTTCAGCGTATATGGTCCAGTCATGGCGGCAGTGATTGAACCCCGGGGGTATATCCTTCCCGTCATTGAGGATCATTTCTGCGACCGGTTCCAGAATGAGAGCTTCATGATCTACGACAAGACCCATGGGATGGCGCTCCTCCACCAGCCCGGCAGGCAGGCGATTATCCCGCTGCAGGAATGGATTCCGCCGGAGCCGGACGAAGCGGAAGCAGCCTACCGCCGCCTCTGGCAAGGATTCTACAACGCCATCGGAATCAAGGAGCGCAAGAACGACCGGCTGCGGGCATCCCTGATGCCGAAGCGCTACTGGAAGCAGCTGCCGGAGATGAACGGCAACGCTCCGGCCCTGCCGGCGCTCCCTGCCAGGCAGGGGCAGACTGCAAGCCGGGTGAAAAGCGGGCAGCAGCGGAAATTGCAGTAA
- a CDS encoding LytTR family DNA-binding domain-containing protein — protein sequence MEIIFEADGTIGQGIAKVTTHPAETEHWGQIREAIHNSGHKLVVIHPKNDRNVQILLSSVAVIESEDRMSNVRVITGERYLLNKRLKGIEDSLESPHFVKINNTTIINTSYIKEFSSTDNARIKVVLTDGSSYLVSRFYIKNFRGKLS from the coding sequence GTGGAAATTATTTTTGAAGCGGATGGGACAATAGGTCAAGGCATTGCAAAAGTGACCACCCATCCCGCGGAAACAGAACATTGGGGACAGATTAGGGAGGCCATACATAACTCCGGACACAAGCTTGTAGTTATCCATCCAAAAAACGACCGCAATGTTCAGATCCTGCTCAGCTCAGTTGCAGTGATTGAATCCGAGGACCGGATGAGCAATGTACGTGTGATTACCGGTGAAAGATATCTGCTGAACAAACGGTTGAAGGGGATCGAGGACAGCCTGGAATCGCCGCATTTTGTGAAAATCAATAATACGACGATCATTAACACCAGCTACATCAAAGAGTTCTCATCGACGGATAATGCACGGATCAAAGTAGTATTAACAGATGGTTCAAGTTATTTGGTCAGCCGCTTTTATATCAAAAACTTTAGGGGGAAGCTCTCATGA
- a CDS encoding helix-turn-helix domain-containing protein, whose amino-acid sequence MDFVTTGREVHSGYRLPLYFAEHESCIKDTRGYGRWSLVLIEKGSGILSYGGLQTPFTSPVILCINEHEHVELNVSSGISIKSVYFDPLVVNSKFNFENVHNPHGDFSDTEEQDLYLLQPFIRRSLEYPCISTIDTANAQHISKLLLQMNQTLVAQSDFNWPCRSRSLLLEVLILLSKLINQEESLSEAEDTEPCDRVNDILIYLHTNYSNKITLNELSRMFHVNRTTLNHQFSQLTNLSVIDYLIKYRVQIAATLLRDTLLPVAEIMERAGFHNTTHFWRMFKKHTALSPSSYRKQNCWMYASGE is encoded by the coding sequence GTGGATTTTGTAACAACCGGTAGAGAAGTGCATTCCGGGTATCGGCTTCCGTTATACTTTGCTGAACATGAATCATGTATTAAAGATACTCGGGGCTATGGCAGATGGAGTCTGGTGCTGATTGAGAAGGGGTCAGGCATCCTATCTTACGGAGGCTTGCAAACGCCTTTTACTTCACCTGTGATTCTGTGTATTAATGAACATGAACATGTGGAACTGAACGTATCCTCCGGTATATCCATAAAGTCCGTTTATTTTGATCCATTAGTTGTGAATAGCAAATTCAATTTCGAAAATGTCCATAATCCTCATGGTGATTTCTCCGACACTGAAGAGCAGGACCTTTATCTGCTTCAGCCATTCATTAGGAGAAGTCTGGAATATCCCTGCATCTCTACAATAGATACTGCAAATGCTCAACATATCTCTAAGCTCTTGTTGCAGATGAACCAGACACTTGTGGCCCAAAGTGACTTCAATTGGCCCTGTCGCTCCCGCTCGCTTTTACTGGAAGTGCTTATTCTCCTCTCAAAGCTGATCAATCAAGAGGAAAGTCTATCAGAAGCAGAGGATACTGAACCTTGTGATAGGGTAAACGATATTTTGATTTATTTACATACAAACTATTCGAACAAAATAACGCTGAATGAATTAAGCCGAATGTTTCATGTTAACCGGACCACCTTGAATCATCAGTTCTCCCAGCTCACCAATTTGTCTGTCATCGATTATTTGATCAAGTACCGCGTGCAAATAGCCGCCACTTTGTTGAGAGACACCTTGCTTCCGGTCGCGGAGATCATGGAGAGGGCCGGCTTCCACAACACTACGCATTTTTGGAGAATGTTTAAAAAGCATACCGCGCTCTCCCCCTCCAGCTACCGGAAACAAAATTGCTGGATGTATGCTTCAGGTGAATAG
- a CDS encoding aldo/keto reductase: protein MSQKIPEKVLNDGLKVPAIGFGTAFIKGTEGVKVLTAAIDAGYRLIDSAFNYENEGMVGQAVRQSAVPREELLITSKLPGRHHAYKEALETIEESLYRGGLDYYDLYLIHWPNPKVGKYVEAWQAMIEAKKRGYIRSIGVCNFLPEHNERIIKETGVAPSINQVELHPLFNQELQLTKDAEHGIVTESWSPLGRGHSMLENEQIGSIAAAHGKTPTQAILRWHIQLGAIPIPRASSLAHQKENLEIFDFELSEAEMKVISALGREDGRLWGQDPATYEEM from the coding sequence ATGAGCCAGAAGATTCCGGAGAAGGTTTTGAATGATGGCCTGAAGGTGCCAGCTATAGGTTTTGGAACAGCTTTTATTAAGGGGACAGAGGGAGTGAAGGTGCTCACGGCTGCCATTGATGCCGGGTACCGGCTGATTGATTCGGCGTTCAACTATGAGAATGAGGGCATGGTCGGACAAGCTGTCCGCCAGAGTGCGGTGCCGAGGGAAGAACTGCTGATTACTTCGAAGCTGCCGGGCCGTCATCATGCCTACAAGGAAGCACTGGAGACGATAGAGGAATCATTATATAGAGGCGGCCTGGATTACTACGATCTGTATCTGATCCATTGGCCGAATCCTAAGGTTGGTAAGTATGTGGAAGCCTGGCAGGCGATGATCGAGGCGAAGAAGCGTGGCTACATCCGCTCCATTGGTGTCTGCAATTTCCTGCCGGAGCATAATGAACGTATTATAAAAGAGACCGGGGTCGCTCCGAGCATCAATCAGGTGGAGCTGCATCCGCTATTTAATCAGGAGCTGCAGCTTACGAAGGATGCTGAACACGGCATTGTCACGGAATCCTGGAGTCCGCTGGGCCGAGGCCACAGCATGCTGGAGAATGAACAGATTGGCAGCATCGCCGCAGCTCACGGCAAAACACCGACCCAAGCCATACTGCGCTGGCATATTCAGCTTGGCGCCATCCCTATCCCCAGAGCGAGTTCCCTTGCGCATCAGAAGGAGAATCTGGAGATCTTCGATTTCGAGCTGTCGGAAGCAGAGATGAAAGTGATCTCGGCACTCGGCAGGGAAGACGGCCGTTTATGGGGGCAGGACCCGGCAACGTATGAAGAGATGTAA
- a CDS encoding type II toxin-antitoxin system death-on-curing family toxin produces MSEVRYLTTQEVIAINVAMIQRYSPGEQIGVKNPGLLESAVLRAGSSAFGDDAYPTIFGKAAALFESLGQNHPFQNGNKRTAFTALVIFLRYNGLSFKMESKLAEDFTVDMVNHKYSFDELAAMIQQHCVKLV; encoded by the coding sequence ATGAGTGAAGTCCGTTATTTGACCACGCAGGAAGTTATAGCGATCAATGTTGCAATGATACAGAGATATAGTCCAGGAGAGCAGATTGGAGTGAAAAATCCCGGCCTGCTGGAATCTGCCGTTCTTCGCGCCGGGTCATCCGCATTTGGTGATGATGCTTATCCTACTATTTTTGGTAAAGCAGCTGCTCTCTTTGAATCCCTCGGTCAAAATCACCCGTTTCAAAACGGTAACAAACGCACAGCATTTACCGCACTTGTAATCTTTTTGCGTTATAATGGTTTGAGCTTTAAGATGGAGAGCAAGCTAGCGGAAGACTTTACTGTTGATATGGTGAATCATAAATATAGTTTTGATGAGCTGGCCGCAATGATCCAGCAGCATTGTGTGAAGCTAGTGTAG
- a CDS encoding pectate lyase family protein, whose amino-acid sequence MKKTISKVTSIVMLFALALTLIAGGWGNTVAHAAGLTITGSGGWNEAAYVEWSPVSNASGYNVYVKPASAADSQYQQIHNELIRKYASYWRADAVGLAAGSYVMKVEAALTGGGTASAVSDTLSVASFDRSGFAFSANSPLGTGSGAYNANGTLKSGAQVLYITSQNAQTVTLPVKVSSSGAVQNGVGLGGILTLRQKGYDTTPLAIRIIGKVTASDLSGQLNSSGYLQVKGKSNYSEMNITIEGIGDDAYAYGWGLLLRYVGNVEVRNLGLMLFPDDGVSMDTGNANVWVHNNDIFYGSAGGDADQAKGDGSTDLKNGSSYITISYNHYWDSGKSSLVGLTEPAEFFATFHHNWFDHSDSRHPRIRVASVHIYNNFYDGVSKYGVGVTSGGSAFVESNYFRHTKYPMMISLQGTDALGEEGTFSGENGGMIKAYNNLVADAASLIYANSNTGTAPANATSFDAYLASARNETVPGSYKALTGGTAYNNFDTTVNTGVSASAVDSVSAVEQIVTAKAGRLDSGDFAWTFNDSVDDASYDLNTALMSAIRSYTTGLVSVGGNSSPTSPTPTPTATATATSVPTATPVPTATPAPTATATPTATPAPTATATPTATPTTGAYVHNFTTSGTTSSFFNIQGNLSTSKGTVVYNGLTLTQCLKIESSTSIAFTATKASTLTLVFNAEGTQIKVDGTSYPITNRIATVSLAAGAHTITKDSTANLYYIELK is encoded by the coding sequence ATGAAGAAAACAATTTCAAAGGTAACCAGTATTGTTATGCTGTTTGCTCTTGCACTAACTTTAATAGCAGGCGGATGGGGGAATACCGTGGCACATGCTGCGGGCCTTACGATCACCGGCAGCGGAGGCTGGAACGAAGCCGCATATGTAGAATGGTCACCGGTTAGTAATGCCTCAGGATACAATGTATATGTTAAACCGGCAAGCGCAGCGGACTCGCAGTATCAGCAGATCCATAATGAATTGATCCGCAAATATGCTTCCTATTGGAGAGCTGATGCAGTAGGGCTGGCAGCCGGAAGTTATGTGATGAAGGTCGAGGCTGCGCTGACAGGAGGAGGGACGGCAAGTGCTGTATCCGATACGTTATCTGTAGCGTCATTTGACCGGTCCGGATTTGCTTTTTCGGCAAACTCTCCGTTAGGCACAGGTTCAGGCGCATATAATGCGAATGGCACCTTGAAAAGCGGCGCTCAGGTTTTGTATATCACCTCCCAGAATGCACAGACCGTAACGCTTCCCGTAAAAGTCAGCAGCTCAGGTGCTGTACAAAACGGCGTGGGTTTGGGCGGGATTTTGACCCTAAGACAAAAAGGCTACGACACCACTCCGCTCGCCATCCGGATTATTGGCAAAGTTACGGCCTCAGATCTGAGCGGGCAGCTGAACAGCAGCGGATATCTTCAGGTCAAAGGTAAAAGTAATTATTCGGAAATGAATATTACAATTGAAGGGATCGGGGACGACGCTTACGCCTATGGCTGGGGGCTGCTTCTGAGATATGTCGGCAATGTGGAAGTAAGAAACCTGGGCCTGATGTTATTCCCGGACGATGGCGTATCGATGGACACTGGGAATGCGAATGTATGGGTGCATAATAATGATATTTTCTACGGATCTGCAGGAGGGGATGCGGACCAGGCTAAGGGCGACGGTTCCACAGACCTTAAGAACGGTTCGTCGTACATCACGATCTCTTACAACCACTACTGGGATTCCGGAAAATCTTCGCTGGTCGGGCTGACCGAGCCGGCGGAATTCTTCGCCACCTTCCATCATAACTGGTTCGATCATTCGGACTCCCGTCATCCGCGTATCCGTGTGGCCTCTGTTCATATCTATAATAACTTCTATGATGGCGTCTCAAAATATGGCGTTGGGGTTACCAGCGGAGGTTCCGCCTTTGTCGAATCCAACTATTTTAGACATACCAAATATCCGATGATGATTTCTCTGCAAGGCACGGATGCTCTGGGAGAAGAGGGCACGTTCTCAGGCGAAAATGGCGGGATGATCAAAGCCTACAACAATCTTGTTGCGGATGCGGCCAGTCTGATTTATGCCAACTCCAATACTGGAACAGCTCCGGCTAACGCAACTTCTTTTGATGCGTACCTGGCATCGGCGAGAAATGAAACCGTTCCGGGCTCATACAAGGCTTTAACGGGCGGAACCGCTTATAACAACTTCGATACAACAGTTAACACGGGAGTAAGTGCATCTGCCGTTGACAGCGTAAGCGCAGTAGAACAGATTGTTACGGCAAAAGCCGGCCGCCTGGACAGCGGAGACTTCGCCTGGACATTCAATGATTCCGTGGATGACGCATCCTATGACCTCAATACAGCACTGATGTCCGCAATCAGAAGCTACACCACCGGGCTTGTATCGGTAGGCGGCAACTCCAGCCCAACGAGCCCGACTCCAACACCAACCGCAACGGCTACAGCTACTTCTGTGCCAACAGCAACTCCTGTGCCAACAGCAACGCCTGCACCAACTGCAACCGCCACGCCAACGGCAACGCCTGCACCAACTGCAACCGCTACACCGACAGCAACTCCAACCACTGGAGCTTACGTGCACAACTTCACCACGTCAGGGACAACAAGCAGCTTCTTTAATATTCAAGGCAATCTCTCCACCAGCAAGGGGACGGTCGTATATAATGGTCTGACTCTAACCCAATGTCTGAAAATCGAGAGCTCAACCAGCATCGCGTTCACTGCAACAAAAGCTTCTACCCTGACATTAGTGTTTAACGCAGAAGGGACCCAGATAAAAGTGGATGGAACAAGCTATCCGATCACAAACCGTATTGCTACTGTGTCACTTGCGGCGGGCGCACATACCATTACGAAGGACAGTACGGCAAACCTGTATTACATTGAGTTAAAATAG
- a CDS encoding AbrB/MazE/SpoVT family DNA-binding domain-containing protein, whose protein sequence is MDRGIEMERKITKFGNSLGITMTDAFKQIGLELGDTVQIEVHPHSGEIVIKKSAKVTLPAGISEDFMDCLSEVINEYDETLKGLKDR, encoded by the coding sequence ATGGACAGGGGGATTGAAATGGAACGGAAGATTACCAAATTCGGGAATAGTCTGGGCATTACCATGACGGATGCTTTCAAACAAATTGGCCTGGAGTTAGGCGATACTGTTCAAATCGAGGTCCATCCCCACAGTGGAGAGATCGTTATCAAAAAGTCCGCCAAGGTCACATTGCCCGCAGGAATTAGTGAAGATTTCATGGATTGTCTGTCCGAGGTTATCAATGAATATGATGAGACCTTAAAAGGACTCAAAGACAGATGA
- a CDS encoding MerR family transcriptional regulator: protein MKYVSIGEASATYKIPESTLRYYEKQGLLPLMERDAAGRRLFSEMQMALLETVLRLKQTHMPIHDIRQYIAWVIEGDSTTQLRLDMMTKHKQAVLDEIAIMTDALQGIDYKIDRYTGRLQNK from the coding sequence ATGAAGTATGTTTCGATTGGTGAAGCTTCGGCCACTTATAAGATTCCGGAATCCACGTTAAGGTATTATGAGAAGCAAGGCTTGCTGCCGCTGATGGAGCGGGATGCCGCCGGGCGGCGGTTGTTCTCGGAAATGCAGATGGCGCTGCTTGAAACAGTGCTTCGTTTGAAGCAGACACATATGCCCATCCACGATATCAGGCAATATATCGCCTGGGTCATTGAAGGGGATAGCACAACTCAGCTGCGGCTGGATATGATGACGAAGCATAAGCAGGCGGTGCTCGATGAGATTGCAATCATGACAGACGCCCTGCAGGGCATTGATTATAAAATTGACCGGTATACAGGGCGGTTACAGAACAAATAG
- a CDS encoding TetR/AcrR family transcriptional regulator, with protein sequence MNQKRVIEVAATLFLEKGFAYTSMDELVRVSKVSKSNVYYHFSDKEELLAGVVDYWIETYQRAIDQILSQNQLSVEDRVQMFLKQLSQGVQSREYKGSCPFITLYIQSPAQATHIKEKIGLFFTGLQMKVSLLLKQGVEKGEFSNTIHIDEVAALFITNLEGALFLSEILKDATVITKTANQFFNLLR encoded by the coding sequence ATGAATCAAAAACGTGTGATTGAAGTAGCTGCAACATTATTTTTAGAAAAAGGATTTGCTTATACAAGCATGGATGAATTAGTACGTGTAAGCAAAGTATCAAAATCTAATGTGTATTATCACTTCTCTGATAAGGAAGAATTGTTAGCAGGGGTCGTTGATTATTGGATTGAAACGTATCAGCGTGCAATTGATCAAATACTTTCTCAGAACCAATTATCAGTTGAAGATCGTGTCCAGATGTTTTTAAAGCAGTTATCGCAGGGAGTTCAGTCAAGAGAGTATAAGGGTAGCTGTCCATTTATTACTCTTTATATTCAAAGTCCTGCACAAGCTACGCACATAAAAGAAAAAATAGGTCTCTTTTTTACAGGATTACAAATGAAAGTCTCTCTATTACTAAAACAAGGAGTAGAAAAAGGCGAGTTTAGTAATACGATTCATATTGACGAGGTAGCGGCACTTTTTATAACGAATCTTGAAGGAGCGCTGTTTCTTTCAGAAATATTGAAGGATGCAACTGTTATCACGAAAACAGCCAACCAATTTTTCAACTTGCTTCGATAA
- a CDS encoding MBL fold metallo-hydrolase, whose amino-acid sequence MKFERRSTGVLAVLLLILICCAMLGGCSKTDATRGTPNTEAAAAKVSSPAPASSEPGTETAVTSAPSSKPTQNVPLTIKYVGNSCFYLTFPDGTTFLTDPYPAKLKAFFGPAPDMEVDAYTVSHYHDDHVPDLKQLKGDPQRLVPALMKEPITVGEVEVTGFPSKHVSNLGDNEIFVFRFGDFKIVHMGETDKIELPEVLKAVKGADVVLTYAGEYGPETLKNTAIFQSLYDMDVKVIIPQHFSNNPEAIFYGEPTIDQILKEVPQGVETIKLDELVVTKDMKKQFVELSQMNAK is encoded by the coding sequence ATGAAATTTGAAAGAAGAAGTACCGGAGTGCTGGCTGTGTTACTTTTGATTCTTATCTGTTGTGCCATGTTGGGGGGTTGTTCGAAAACTGACGCAACAAGGGGTACGCCTAATACGGAAGCAGCCGCTGCAAAGGTATCATCTCCTGCACCCGCAAGCAGTGAACCTGGCACGGAAACCGCTGTCACCAGCGCACCGTCTTCTAAACCAACACAGAATGTTCCCTTGACCATTAAATACGTGGGGAATTCATGCTTTTATTTAACCTTTCCTGATGGAACAACATTCCTGACCGACCCCTACCCGGCCAAATTAAAAGCATTTTTTGGTCCAGCTCCTGATATGGAGGTGGATGCCTACACAGTGTCCCATTACCATGATGATCATGTTCCGGATTTGAAGCAGCTTAAGGGAGATCCCCAAAGACTTGTTCCTGCCCTGATGAAAGAACCCATTACAGTCGGTGAGGTAGAAGTAACCGGGTTCCCCTCCAAACATGTATCCAATTTAGGGGACAACGAAATATTCGTATTTCGTTTTGGTGATTTCAAGATCGTACACATGGGGGAGACGGATAAGATAGAGTTGCCAGAGGTACTTAAGGCCGTGAAAGGTGCGGACGTTGTTCTGACCTATGCGGGAGAATACGGCCCGGAAACATTGAAAAACACCGCTATTTTTCAATCGTTATACGATATGGATGTAAAGGTCATCATTCCACAACATTTCAGTAACAATCCAGAAGCGATATTCTATGGAGAGCCGACAATTGATCAGATTCTGAAAGAAGTGCCGCAAGGTGTCGAAACGATCAAGTTGGATGAACTGGTTGTGACGAAGGATATGAAAAAACAGTTTGTAGAGCTGTCCCAAATGAATGCTAAATAA